The stretch of DNA GGTGATCACGGTCGGCGCGGTCATCCAGGGCCTGGGCCTGGCCACCCTGGTCGCCACCGTCCTCGCAGACTGGGCGCACTTCTCGCCACTGCGAATGCTCCCGGGCGTCGCCCTCGCAGGCATCGGCCAGGGCCTGATCGGCACCCCGCTGTTCCGCGTGGTGCTCTCCAAGGTCCCGGTGGCCCGAGCGGGCGTCGGCAGCGGGGTGCTGGCCACCACCCAGCAGTCCAGCCTCGCCCTCGGCGTGGCCACCCTCGGCACCCTGTTCATCTCCCTCACCCCCTCCCTGGGCATCGCCCACGCCCTCGCCCTGATCCTGGCCATCCAGTTGGCCGGCTCCGCCGTGATCTTCGCCCTCAGCAGCCGACTCCCCCGCCGCGTCGGCTGACCATCCCGGCACCACCCACCCACCCCGAGCACCTCACTCCTCACTCCTCACCCATCCCACCCCGAAAGCCCGCCCCCCGAAGGCCCGCCCCACGAGAGCCCGCCCCTCGAAGGCTCGCCCCACCCCGAAGGCCCGCCCCACCCCGAAACCCCGCAGGGCGAAGACTCTCCTCGCGAAAACCGATGGGCCGCTGTCAGTAGTTAATGTCAGGATGACGATATGACGACCACCAAGCCCCTCAACCCCGCCGACGCCCGCACCCGAGAAGAGCTGACCGCGCTGGTGGCGCAAGGCGCGCAGCCGAAGTACCTGCTCTTCTGGGGACACCAACCACGGCAGGACGGCCGGATCGGCACTGGGTCACTCAGCCAGTGGTGGCCGTCCGAGTTCACGGTGGACGGGGTGGGCTACGCGACCGCCGAGCACTGGATGATGGCCGGCAAGGCGCGGCTGTTCGGTGACGAGGAGATCGTGCCGCGGATCCTGGCCGCACGGACTCCGGCCGAGGCCAAGAAGTTGGGCCGGCTGGTGCGGGGCTTCGAGGACGAGGTGTGGGCCGCCGCCAGGTTCGAGCTGGTGGTGGCGGGCAACGTGGCCAAGTTCGGACAGGACGAGGCGCTCCGGACCTACCTGCTGAACACCGGTCAGCGCGTCCTGGTCGAGGCGAGCCCGATGGACCGGCTCTGGGGCATCGGGCTCGCCGCCGCCGACGACCGGGCCACCGCCCCCGACCGCTGGCGCGGGCTCAACCTGCTCGGCTTCGCCCTGATGGAGGCCCGCACCCGTCTCGCCGCCACCAACACCTGAGCAGCCGGACGGCAGCAGCGTCCGGGCCGACCACCGCACGGCCTCCGCCGGCCCGCGCACGACATCAGCCCCTCCGCGAAGCGATCACGGAGGGGCTGATGTCGTGCCGGCATTCAGCAGCTGACGGCCCAGCGGCCGCTGGCTCAGCAACTAACGGCCCGGCGGCCGCTGGCTCAGCAGCTGAAGGTTCAGCAGCCGATCAGGCGGGTGGCCAGGTAGGACTTCACCTGGTCCAGGGAGACCCGCTCCTGCGCCATGGTGTCGCGCTCGCGGATGGTGACCGCGTTGTCCTCGAGGGTGTCGAAGTCGACGGTGACGCAGAACGGCGTGCCGATCTCGTCCTGGCGGCGGTAGCGCTTGCCGATGGCGCCGGCGTCGTCGAACTCGACGTTCCAGGCCGTCCGGAGGTCGGCGGCCAGGCCGCGCGCCTTCGGGGAGAGGTCGGCGTTGCGCGAGAGCGGGAGGACCGCGACCTTGACCGGGGCCAGGCGCGGGTCGAGCCGCATGCCGACGCGCTTCTCCATGACGCCCTTGGCATTCGGCGCCTCGTCCTCGAAGTAGGCGTCGAGCAGGAAGGCCAGCATGGCGCGGTTGAGACCGGCTGCCGGCTCGATGACGTACGGGAAGTACCGCTCGCCCGACTCCTGGTCGAAGTACTTGAGGTCCTGGCCGGAGTGCTCGCTGTGCACGGTGAGGTCGTAGTCCGTACGGTTGGCGAGGCCCTCGAGCTCGGAGAACTCGGTGCCGCCGAAGTTGAAGCGGTACTCGATGTCCACCGTGCGCTTGGCGTAGTGGGAGAGCTTCTCCTTCGGGTGCTCGAAGAAGCGCATGTTCTCGGTGCGCAGACCGAGGTCGACGTACCAGTCCCAGCGCTGCTGGAGCCAGTACTCGTGCCACTGCTCGTCCTCGCCCGGCTTGACGAAGAACTCCATCTCCATCTGCTCGAACTCGCGCGTGCGGAAGATGAAGTTGCCGGGGGTGATCTCGTTGCGGAAGCTCTTGCCGACCTGGGCGATGCCGAACGGCGGCTTCTTGCGCGAGGTGGTCTGGACGGCCTTGAAGTTGGTGAAGATGCCCTGCGCCGTCTCCGGGCGGAGGTAGGCCAGGCCGGACGCGTCCTCGGTGACACCGAGGTGCGTCTTCAGCATGCCCGAGAACTCCTTGGGCTCCGTGAAGGCGCCCTTGTTGCCGCAGTTCGGGCAGTTGATGTCGGCGAGGCCGTTGGCCGGCAGCTTGCCGTGCTTGGCCTCGTACGCCTCCTCCAGGTGGTCCGCGCGGTAGCGCTTGTGGCAGGAGGTGCACTCGGTCAGCGGGTCGTTGAAGGTCGCGACGTGGCCGGAGGCCTCCCAGACCTCGCGGGCCAGGATCACCGACGAGTCAAGTCCGACGACGTCCTCACGAGCGGTGACCATCGCACGCCACCACTGGCGCTTGATGTTCTCCTTGAGCTCGACGCCCAGTGGTCCGTAGTCCCAGGCGGCACGGGTGCCGCCGTAGATCTCGCTGCAGGGATAGACGAAGCCACGGCGCTTGCTCAGGCTGACGATCGTGTCGATCTTGTCGGCTGCCACAGTGCTCTCTTCAGTACGACGTCGTACCCGGTACGACGGCACGGTCAAGGCGCGGCTGGTTGCACGCACCCGAATACCTCAGGTTACCGGGCACGTGGGGAGGGGGTTCAAATCGGTTTCGCCCTGGCGGAGACCAGCGGGCCAAGCGTCCCCCGTTCGAGTGAGTTGACAATCATTTCCATTTAAGATGAGAATGGTTGTCATGATGCTTCGACTGCCCCGCACCCAGAATCGCCGTTCCGCCGCGATAGCCATGGCCGCCACCGCCCTGGTGGGCGCCCTGGCGCTCACCTCCTGCGGGGGCGCGAGCAGCGCGGCGGACGGCGGCAAGGGTGGCAAGGGCAGCGGCAAGCTCGACGTCGTCGCGTCCTTCTACCCGATGGAGCACCTCGCCGAGCAGATCGGCGGCGACCACGTGCACGTCACCGACCTCACCGCCGCCGGCGTCGAGCCGCACGACCTGGAGCTGACCGCCAAGCAGGTCGGCACGGTCCAGAAGGCCGACGTGGTCCTCTACCTCAAGGGCCTCCAGCCCACCGTGGACCAGGCCGTCGCGCAGGCCGGCACCAAGTACAAGGTGGACGCGACCGCCGCCTCCCCGCTGGTCGACCACCACCTCGACGAGGGGGAGGTCGAGACCGGCCAGGACGCCCAGGCCCACGACGGCCACAGCCACGGCCAGGGCGACCCGCACATCTGGCTGGACCCGACCCGCTACGCCGCCGTGGCGAAGAGCGTCGGCAGCGAGCTGGCCAAGGCCGACCCGTCCCACGCCGCCGACTACCAGAAGAACACCGACGAGCTGGTCGGCAAGCTCGGCACCCTGGACAAGGAGTTCCAGGCGGGCCTGAAGGACGCCAAGACCAAGACCTTCGTCACCAGCCACGCCGCCTTCGGCTACCTCGCCGACCGCTACGGCCTGGAGCAGATCGCGATCAACGGCGTCGACCCCGAGTCCGAGCCCACCCCGGCCCGCCTCGCCGAGATCCAGAAGGCCGCCAAGCAGAACGGCGTGACCACGATCTTCTTCGAGACCCTGGTCAGCCCCAAGCTCGCCGAGACCGTCGCCAAGGACCTGAACCTCAAGACCGCCGTGCTCGACCCGCTCGAGGGCATCAAGGACCCGGGCAAGGCCGACTACTTCTCGGTCATGCGGCAGAACCTGGCCAACCTGAAGGCCGCCCTCGGCGCCCCCGCCAGCTGACACCCGCCCCTCACCCGCACCAACACTTCCGCAACAACTCCGCCGTACGACCGCCGCCGCACCAACACCGCCGCGCAGCACCCGCACCACCGCGCCGCACCCGCACCACCGCGCCGCACCAACACCGCCGCGCAGCACCCGCACCACCGCGCAGCACCTGCAGCACCGCGCTGCGGCGTCACCGCCGCAGCACCCGCACCGCCCACCTGCCGAGGGGACACCACCCATGAGCTCCGTCACAGTCGAGGCCCCGCGCCCCACCACCACCCCCGGCGGCTCGCCCGAGACCGTCGTCAGCCTCCGCGGCGCGGTGGCCTCGCTCGGCGGCCGGCCGGTGCTGCGCGGGGTCGACCTGACCGTCCGCCAGGGCGAGGTCGTCGCCCTGCTCGGGGCCAACGGCTCGGGCAAGTCCACCACCGTCAAGACCGTGATCGGCTCGGTCGGGCTGGACCAGGGCGGGCTGGAGCTGTTCGGCACCCCGTACGGCAGGTTCCGGCAGTGGCAGCGGATCGGCTACGTGCCGCAGCGCACCACGGCCGCCGCCGGAGTGCCGGCCACCGTCCGCGAGGTGGTCTCCACCGGGCGGCTGCCGCTGCACCGGATGCTGCCGTTCCGGCGGCGGGACCGGGCCGCCGTGGACCGGGCGCTCGCGGCGGTGGGGATGCTGGACCGGGCCGAGGACGGCGTGGCCGCCCTCTCCGGCGGCCAGCACCAGCGGGTGCTGATCGCCCGCGCGCTGGTCGGCGTGCCCGACCTGCTGATCATGGACGAGCCGATGGCCGGGGTGGACATGGCCAGCCAGCAGGTGCTGGCCGACACCCTGCGGACCGAGGTGGCCCGGGGCGCCGCCGTCCTCCTCGTGCTGCACGAACTCGGCCCGCTGGAGCCGCTGATCGATCGGGCCGTGGTGCTGCGCGACGGCTGCGTCGCGCACGACGGCCCGCCACCGCCGAGCGCCGGGCAGCACGCCCTCCCCGGCCACGACCACGTGCACCCACACGCCGACGACCACCGCTCCACCAACACCCCTGGACTGCTGGCATGACCGAGATGCTGAGTTACGACTTCATGCAGCGGGCCCTGCTGGCCGCCGTCCTGGTCGGGATCACCGCCCCCGCCGTGGGCATCTACCTGGTGCAGCGGCGCCAGGCGCTGATGGGCGACGGCATCGGCCACGTCGCGCTGACCGGTGTGGGCCTCGGCTTCCTCTTCCAGACCAGCCCGGTCTGGATGGCCGTGGTGGTCTGCGTGCTCGGCGCCGTGGTCATGGAGCTGGTCCGCGCCCGCGGCAACAACCGGGGCGACATCGCCCTCGCGATGCTCTTCTACGGCGGCATGGCCTGCGGGAAGCTACTGGTCAGCGTGAGCGCGCAGGCCGGCAGCGGCAGCCTGGAGAGCTACCTGTGGGGCTCGATCCTCACCGTCTCCCCCGGCGACCTGGCCACCATCGCCGTGCTCGGCGCGGTGGTGATCGCCGTCACCCTCGGGCTGCGCCGCCAGCTCTTCGCGATCTGCCAGGACGAGGAGTTCGCCCGCGTCACCGGCATCCCGGTGCGGGTGCTCAACCTGCTGCTGGCCGTGATGGCCGCCGTCACGGTGACCGTGGCGATGCGGGTGGTCGGCCTGCTGCTGGTCAGCGCGCTGATGGTGGTCCCGGTGGCCGCCGCCCAGCAGCTCACCCGCTCCTTCGCCGCCACCCAGGCCGCCGCGATCGGGCTCGGCGTGGTCGTCTCGCTGGCCGGCGTGGCCGGCTCCTACCAGGCCGACATCCCCTCCGGCCCGGCCATCGTGCTGCTCGCGATCGCCGTCTTCGCCGTGTTCAGCGCCATCGCCGCCCCGCTGGCCCGGCGCCGCCACCGGGCGGCCACCCCGGCCGGCCCCACCGTCTGCGACGTGACACTGCCGGAACAGCGTGAGGGCGCCGGAACGGACCGTTCCGGCCGGGAGGACCCGGTGCCAAGTCGGGGGCTGGCACAATGATGTGCGAAAAGCCCCCACTTCCAGGAGGACCCACGGTGACCACCGCAGGCCCGTCGCCGCGCGCCCGATCCACTCGGCAGCGTGCCGCCGTCTCGGCGGCCCTGGACGAGATCGAGGACTTCCGCAGCGCCCAGGAGCTGCACGACATGCTCAAGCACCGGGGCGACTCGGTCGGCCTGACCACCGTCTACCGCACCCTCCAGTCGCTGGCCGAGGCCGGCGAGGTGGACGTGCTGCGGACGGCCGACGGCGAGGCCGTCTACCGCCGGTGCAGCAGCGGTCACCACCACCACCTGGTCTGCCGCCACTGCGGCGCCACCGTCGAGGTCGAGGGCCCGGCCGTGGAGCGCTGGGCCAACGCGGTGGCCGCGGAGCACGGCTACAGCGACATCGCGCACACGCTGGAGATCTTCGGCACCTGCGGAGAATGCGCCGCCAAGGCCGACCACTGACGCAAGGGGCGCGGGGAACTGCGCTGCCGACCATGCACCTCCTGCGCGGCTGGTCGCGCAGTTCCCCGCGCCCCTGAAAAGATCAGCGCTGAGCGGGCAGCTCCGCCGCCACCTCGTTCGGGATCGCCCCGCCGAACCGGCGGTCCCGCATCGCGAACTGCTCGCAGGCCCGCCACAGGTCACGCCGGTCGAAGTCCGGCCAGAGCACGTCCTGGAACACGAACTCGGCGTAAGCACTCTGCCAGAGCAGGAAGTTGGACGTCCGCTGCTCGCCGCTCGGCCGCAGGAAGAGGTCCACGTCCGGCATGTCCGGGTGGTACATGTACTTGGCCAGGGTCTTCTCACCGACCTTGGCCGGGTCGAGCTTCCCGGCGGCCACGTCGCGGGCGATGGCCGCGGTGGCGTCCGCGATCTCGGCCCGGCCACCGTAGTTGACGCACATGTAGAGGGTGACGGCGTCGTTGCCCTTGGTCTGCTCCTCGGCGACCTGGAGCTCCTGCACCACGCTCTTCCACAGCTTGGGCATCCGACCGGCCCAGCGGATCCGGACGCCCATCGCGTCCATCTCGTCGCGGCGGCGGCGGATCACGTCCCGGTTGAAGTTCATCAGGAACTTCACCTCGTCCGGCGAGCGCTTCCAGTTCTCGGTGGAGAAGGCGTACAGCGAGACGTTCTTCACGCCCAGTTCGATCGCGCCCTTGAGCACGTCGAGCACCACCGACTCGCCGATCTTGTGGCCCTCGGTGCGCGGCAGCCCGCGCTCCTTGGCCCAGCGGCCGTTGCCGTCCATCACGATCGCGACGTGGTTCGGCACCAGCTCGCCGGGGAGCTTCGGCGGCCGGGCACCGCTCGGGTGCGGGGTCGGGGGCACGTAGTCCCGCTGCTTGCTGCCGAAGAGCCGTCGCGCTGCCATGGTGCTCACTTCTCCACGTATCTCATCGAGCGGATGCCCCGCTCCAGGTGCCACTGCAAGTAGGCGGCGACCAGACCGCTGCCCTCCCGCCAGTACCGCGGCTCGCAGCTGTCGGCCGTGTGCCAGTCGCCGGACAGCAGTGCGCCGAGCAGTACCAGTGTCTCAGGGGAGGGTACGGCACTTCCCGGTACCCGGCAGTCCCCGCAGAGCACCCCGCCCGCCTGCAGCGAGAAGAAGCGGTTCGGGCCCTCCAGGCCGCACTTGGCGCAGTTGGTGAAGCTGGCGCCGTAGCCGTTGACGGCCAGCGAACGGAGTAGGAAGGCGTCCAGCACCAGGTGCGACTCGTGCAGGCCCTGGGCCAGCGTGCGCAGTGCGCCGACCAGCAGCAGGTACTGCTGGACGGCCGGCTCGCCCTCGTTCTCGGCGAAGCGCTCGGCCGTCTCCAGCATCGCGGTGCCCGCGGTGTAGCGGCCGTAGTCGGTGACGATGGTGCCGCCGTAGGGGGCGATGGTCTCGACCTGGGTGCAGAGCGGCATCGAGCGGCCGACCAGTTCGGTGCCCCGGCTGAAGAACTGCACGTCCACGTGGGAGAACGGCTCAAGCCGCGCGCCGAACTTGGACTTGGTCTTGCGGATGCCCCGGGCCACCGCCCGCACCTTGCCGTGCTGGCGGGTGAGCAGGGTGATGATGCGGTCGGCCTCGCCGAGCTTCTGCACGCGCAGCACGACGCCGTCGTCGCGGACGAGGCTCATCGCGCGCAGTCCGCAAACAGAGCGGCGGAGCCGACAGCCAGCGTGGCGCAGCCCGCAAGCAGAGCGGCGGAGCCGGCAAGCAGAGTGACCATCCCACCATTGTCCCGCATCGAGGACCACCGCCGGACCGGGAGCCCCCACCGGAGGAGCACAGCCGTCCGCCCGCACCCAGGTCCGTGGGGGGACACCGCAGGTGCGGGTGACGGCGGGCCCCGAGGGGGGAATCGGGCCCGGCCCGTGGGGGTCCACAGAGGACCGCGGGATCTACCGAGGGTCAGTGCGGGGCGCTGGTGGCCAGCTCCATGAGTTCGTCGACCCGGCTCTCCGGGAGTTTGAGGCAGCGGCCCACGGCCGCCAGTGCGGTGCGCTCCTGCGGGAGGTAGCGGCCGTCCGCGAGGGCGATCCAGGCGCCCTGCAGCAGCAGCCGCTCGCGGCCCTGCTGGGCCAGGTGCGGGGCCAACGGCTCCAGGGCGGCGTGGAGTTCGACCACCAGGCCGTGGCCGGCCTCGTCCAGGTCGACCGGGGCCTCACCGCCCTCGCCGGAGAGCGCGGCCAGCGCGGCCAGCACGTGCCCCTCGCTCGAGTCCTCGAAGCCGGCCTCCCGGACCACCGCGCAGGCGGCCTCCCGGGCGGCCCGGCCACCGGTGCCGCCGGCCGCCAGGGCGGTCAGCGCGACGGTGTACTGGGCGTCGCGCAGCATGGACGCAAGCCGCACGCAGGTGAGCTGCTCCAGAGTTTCCACACCGTACCTGCCGTGGCAGTTGGTGCACTGCACACTGCCCAGCACCGGACCGACCGGAAGGACCGGAGTGCCGACCAACCGCAGCCACCGCCGGCCGTGCTGCCGACGGTAGTTGCGATCCCCACCACAGCCCGGGCAGAAGAACTCACCGAGGACGTCCGTCCGCCACCGAGGGCGAACACCCCACAACCCTGTCACGGCGCCAACTCCCCAGACATGGCAGGCGGCCTGCTCGACAGTGGGCAGGTCACGCGACCGGAGCCACGGAGCCGTCCCACCGACCCCGGTAACCGGTGGATAGATGCTGCCACGGTTAAGGGAATGTGTCAGCACCCCGAACGGGTAAAAGTGTGGCGCGGAACACATCAGTTCCGCGCCACACCAGACCCTTCCGTCACCCGCCCAGGTCAGCCCCGCTGCGCCCGGTTGACGGCGCTCACCATCGCCTTGAGCGAGGCCAGCACGGTGTTGGAGTCGATCCCGACGCCCCACAGCACCTTGCCGTCCACGGCGCACTCCACGTACGCGGCGGCCTGGGCGTCGCCGCCCTCGCTCAGCGCGTGCTCGGCGTAGTCCAGCACCCGTACGTCCACGCCGATCCGGGCCAGCGCGTCGCCGAAGGCGGAGACCGGGCCGTTGCCGGTACCGGTCAGGGTGACCGGGGTGCCGTCCACCACGGCCTCGGTGGTCAGCTGGTCGCGGCCGTCCTCGGTGGTCAGGCTGCGCGAGCCGTGCAGGCTGACCCGGCCCCAGGGGTTCGCCGGGGTGGGCAGGTACTCGTCCTGGAAGACGCCCCAGATCGCGGCCGGGGTGACCTCGCCGCCCTCGGCGTCGGTCTTGGTCTGGATGATCTTCGAGAACTCGATCTGCATCCGGCGCGGCAGGTCCAGCTTGTGGTCGTTCTTCAGGACGTACGCGATGCCGCCCTTGCCGGACTGCGAGTTGACCCGGATGACGGCCTCGTAGGAGCGGCCGACGTCCTTCGGGTCGATCGGCAGGTACGGCACGCCCCAGGTGTACTCGCCCACCGGCACGCCGGCCGCGGCCGCGTCGGCCTCCAGGGCGTCGAAGCCCTTCTTGATCGCGTCCTGGTGCGAGCCGGAGAAGGAGGTGTAGACCAGGTCGCCGGCGTAGGGGTGGCGCTCGGGCACCGGCATCTGGTTGCAGTACTCGGCGGTGCGGCGGATCTCGTCGATGTCGGAGAAATCGATCATCGGGTCCACGCCCTGGGAGAACAGGTTCATCCCGACGTTGACCAGGTCCAGGTTGCCGGTCCGCTCGCCCTGGCCGAACAGGCAGCCCTCGACCCGGTCCGCACCGGCCATGACCGCCAGCTCAGCCGAGGCCACGCCGGTGCCGCGGTCGTTGTGCGGGTGGGTGGAGAGGCAGACGTACTCGCGGCGGGACAGGTTCCGCGACATCCACTCGATCTTGTCGGCGTAGACGTTCGGGGTGGAGCGCTCGACCGTGGTCGGCAGGTTCAGGATGATCTCGCGGCCCTCACCCGGCTGCCAGACGTCCATCACCGCCTCGCAGACCTCCAGCGCGAAGTCCAGCTCGGTGTCGATGAAGATCTCGGGCGAGTACTCGTAGCCGAGGACAGTCGAGTCGCTGCCGGAGCCCAGGATCTTGTCGGCGTACTCCATCACCAGGCGGGTGCCGTCGGTGGCGATCGCCTTGATGTCCTCGCGGGAGCCCTTGAAGACCACCCGGCGGAACAGCGGCGACGTCGCGTTGTACAGGTGCACGGTGGCCCGGGGCGCGCCGCGCAGCGACTCCACGGTGCGCTCGATCAGGTCCTCGCGGGCCTGGGTCAGCACCGAGATGGTGACGTCCTCGGGGATCGCGTCGCCCTCGATCAGCGAGCGGACGAAGTCGAAGTCGGTGGCGCCCGAGGACGGGAAGCCGACCTCGATCTCCTTGTAGCCCAGCTTCACCAGCAGGTCGAACATCTTGCGCTTGCGGGCCGGCGACATCGGGTCGATCAGCGCCTGGTTGCCGTCCCGCAGGTCGGTGGAGAGCCAGCGCGGGGCCTGCGTGATGACCTTGCTCGGCCAGGTGCGGTCCGGCAGGTCCACGGTGCCGAACGGTACGTACCGCTGGAACGGCATCCCGGAGGGCCGCTGGCGCACCGAGGCGGCGGTGATCGGGGTGGGGCGGTCGGTGAAGGCGCGGGCGATGGAGGACTGCTCGGTCATGGAGAGACTCTCGGCTTCCGTCGATTGGTGCGGGCTGAGGTCGGGGTGGTGGACACCCGACTCGGCCGACTACTGCGCCGCTCGGTGAGGCATCAGCTCTGATGCGCGTACGGGCACAGCACGATCCCCGCGGCGAGGGAGCCGGCCTTCGTGGTCTACAGGCCCTCGCCGCGGCAGCTAAGAAGAAGCAGCCAGGCACGCATGATGTGTCCCAGCGTAACCCACCTCACCGGTCACGGGCCGTGAACCCGGCCACCATTCCACCCTTTGAGACGACCGCTGGACGACCCGAGTCGTGACAACTGGTCACCGATGCCTCACGCTTGGCGACATGACACCTGCCGCGCACCTCTGCAGCATCGTCCCGCCCTACGTGCTCGACCACCTCGCCGAGCAGGGGCACGAGCCCGCGCAGCGCTCCCTCGCACTGGACGCCGCGCACCGCGCCGCCCGCCTGACGGCCCTGCCCGTCAAGGCCCCGGCCCACCAGCTGACCCGGATCATCGGGGACGCCCACCACACCCAGAAGACCCCCGGCGCCACCGTCCGCAAGGAGGGCGGCGCGCCGGTGGCGGACGGCTCCGTCAACCGGGCCTACGACGCCCTGGGTGACACCTTCGCGCTGTACCAGGACGTCTACGGCCGTCACTCGATCGACGGAAACTGGCTGGCCCTGGACGCGACCGT from Kitasatospora sp. MMS16-BH015 encodes:
- a CDS encoding metal ABC transporter substrate-binding protein; translation: MMLRLPRTQNRRSAAIAMAATALVGALALTSCGGASSAADGGKGGKGSGKLDVVASFYPMEHLAEQIGGDHVHVTDLTAAGVEPHDLELTAKQVGTVQKADVVLYLKGLQPTVDQAVAQAGTKYKVDATAASPLVDHHLDEGEVETGQDAQAHDGHSHGQGDPHIWLDPTRYAAVAKSVGSELAKADPSHAADYQKNTDELVGKLGTLDKEFQAGLKDAKTKTFVTSHAAFGYLADRYGLEQIAINGVDPESEPTPARLAEIQKAAKQNGVTTIFFETLVSPKLAETVAKDLNLKTAVLDPLEGIKDPGKADYFSVMRQNLANLKAALGAPAS
- a CDS encoding metal ABC transporter permease, with translation MTEMLSYDFMQRALLAAVLVGITAPAVGIYLVQRRQALMGDGIGHVALTGVGLGFLFQTSPVWMAVVVCVLGAVVMELVRARGNNRGDIALAMLFYGGMACGKLLVSVSAQAGSGSLESYLWGSILTVSPGDLATIAVLGAVVIAVTLGLRRQLFAICQDEEFARVTGIPVRVLNLLLAVMAAVTVTVAMRVVGLLLVSALMVVPVAAAQQLTRSFAATQAAAIGLGVVVSLAGVAGSYQADIPSGPAIVLLAIAVFAVFSAIAAPLARRRHRAATPAGPTVCDVTLPEQREGAGTDRSGREDPVPSRGLAQ
- a CDS encoding metal ABC transporter ATP-binding protein, with translation MSSVTVEAPRPTTTPGGSPETVVSLRGAVASLGGRPVLRGVDLTVRQGEVVALLGANGSGKSTTVKTVIGSVGLDQGGLELFGTPYGRFRQWQRIGYVPQRTTAAAGVPATVREVVSTGRLPLHRMLPFRRRDRAAVDRALAAVGMLDRAEDGVAALSGGQHQRVLIARALVGVPDLLIMDEPMAGVDMASQQVLADTLRTEVARGAAVLLVLHELGPLEPLIDRAVVLRDGCVAHDGPPPPSAGQHALPGHDHVHPHADDHRSTNTPGLLA
- a CDS encoding NADAR family protein; amino-acid sequence: MTTTKPLNPADARTREELTALVAQGAQPKYLLFWGHQPRQDGRIGTGSLSQWWPSEFTVDGVGYATAEHWMMAGKARLFGDEEIVPRILAARTPAEAKKLGRLVRGFEDEVWAAARFELVVAGNVAKFGQDEALRTYLLNTGQRVLVEASPMDRLWGIGLAAADDRATAPDRWRGLNLLGFALMEARTRLAATNT
- the leuA gene encoding 2-isopropylmalate synthase — encoded protein: MTEQSSIARAFTDRPTPITAASVRQRPSGMPFQRYVPFGTVDLPDRTWPSKVITQAPRWLSTDLRDGNQALIDPMSPARKRKMFDLLVKLGYKEIEVGFPSSGATDFDFVRSLIEGDAIPEDVTISVLTQAREDLIERTVESLRGAPRATVHLYNATSPLFRRVVFKGSREDIKAIATDGTRLVMEYADKILGSGSDSTVLGYEYSPEIFIDTELDFALEVCEAVMDVWQPGEGREIILNLPTTVERSTPNVYADKIEWMSRNLSRREYVCLSTHPHNDRGTGVASAELAVMAGADRVEGCLFGQGERTGNLDLVNVGMNLFSQGVDPMIDFSDIDEIRRTAEYCNQMPVPERHPYAGDLVYTSFSGSHQDAIKKGFDALEADAAAAGVPVGEYTWGVPYLPIDPKDVGRSYEAVIRVNSQSGKGGIAYVLKNDHKLDLPRRMQIEFSKIIQTKTDAEGGEVTPAAIWGVFQDEYLPTPANPWGRVSLHGSRSLTTEDGRDQLTTEAVVDGTPVTLTGTGNGPVSAFGDALARIGVDVRVLDYAEHALSEGGDAQAAAYVECAVDGKVLWGVGIDSNTVLASLKAMVSAVNRAQRG
- a CDS encoding isoprenyl transferase, which produces MAARRLFGSKQRDYVPPTPHPSGARPPKLPGELVPNHVAIVMDGNGRWAKERGLPRTEGHKIGESVVLDVLKGAIELGVKNVSLYAFSTENWKRSPDEVKFLMNFNRDVIRRRRDEMDAMGVRIRWAGRMPKLWKSVVQELQVAEEQTKGNDAVTLYMCVNYGGRAEIADATAAIARDVAAGKLDPAKVGEKTLAKYMYHPDMPDVDLFLRPSGEQRTSNFLLWQSAYAEFVFQDVLWPDFDRRDLWRACEQFAMRDRRFGGAIPNEVAAELPAQR
- a CDS encoding glycine--tRNA ligase; translation: MAADKIDTIVSLSKRRGFVYPCSEIYGGTRAAWDYGPLGVELKENIKRQWWRAMVTAREDVVGLDSSVILAREVWEASGHVATFNDPLTECTSCHKRYRADHLEEAYEAKHGKLPANGLADINCPNCGNKGAFTEPKEFSGMLKTHLGVTEDASGLAYLRPETAQGIFTNFKAVQTTSRKKPPFGIAQVGKSFRNEITPGNFIFRTREFEQMEMEFFVKPGEDEQWHEYWLQQRWDWYVDLGLRTENMRFFEHPKEKLSHYAKRTVDIEYRFNFGGTEFSELEGLANRTDYDLTVHSEHSGQDLKYFDQESGERYFPYVIEPAAGLNRAMLAFLLDAYFEDEAPNAKGVMEKRVGMRLDPRLAPVKVAVLPLSRNADLSPKARGLAADLRTAWNVEFDDAGAIGKRYRRQDEIGTPFCVTVDFDTLEDNAVTIRERDTMAQERVSLDQVKSYLATRLIGC
- a CDS encoding TerB family tellurite resistance protein; this translates as METLEQLTCVRLASMLRDAQYTVALTALAAGGTGGRAAREAACAVVREAGFEDSSEGHVLAALAALSGEGGEAPVDLDEAGHGLVVELHAALEPLAPHLAQQGRERLLLQGAWIALADGRYLPQERTALAAVGRCLKLPESRVDELMELATSAPH
- the recO gene encoding DNA repair protein RecO, which codes for MSLVRDDGVVLRVQKLGEADRIITLLTRQHGKVRAVARGIRKTKSKFGARLEPFSHVDVQFFSRGTELVGRSMPLCTQVETIAPYGGTIVTDYGRYTAGTAMLETAERFAENEGEPAVQQYLLLVGALRTLAQGLHESHLVLDAFLLRSLAVNGYGASFTNCAKCGLEGPNRFFSLQAGGVLCGDCRVPGSAVPSPETLVLLGALLSGDWHTADSCEPRYWREGSGLVAAYLQWHLERGIRSMRYVEK
- a CDS encoding Fur family transcriptional regulator — encoded protein: MTTAGPSPRARSTRQRAAVSAALDEIEDFRSAQELHDMLKHRGDSVGLTTVYRTLQSLAEAGEVDVLRTADGEAVYRRCSSGHHHHLVCRHCGATVEVEGPAVERWANAVAAEHGYSDIAHTLEIFGTCGECAAKADH